CGATCGGTGAAGTGGGCCTCGCGGGCGAGGTCAGACGGGTGACCGGCGTGCAGCGCCGGCTCGCCGAGGCGCACCGGCTCGGCTTCACCCACGCCCTCGTGCCGAGCGATCCCGGCAAGGTGCCCGCCGGTATGAAGGTCACCGAAGTCGCCGACATGGGGGATGCTCTGCGCGTGCTGCCCAGGAGCCGTCGCCGAGAGGCCCCACGGGAGACGGAGGAGCGCCGGTAGACTTTGCCCTGGTCTCGCCCGTGCGTACGAACCCTGGGCATTCAAGATCTGCAAGTTCCGCAGGATCTGCGACATCTGTGACATCTGCGATGTCTGCAATAGATGTCTGCAATATCTGTGACATCTGCGACCGGAGGAGTGCAGTGGCAGCCAACGACCGGGCAGCAGCTCCCGGCAAGTCCGGCGGGAGCTCCGGCGCCGATGGGCTGATGCGCGCCTCACTGAGCGCCGTCGCGCCCGGTACGGCGCTGCGTGACGGCCTCGAGCGAATCCTCCGCGGCAACACCGGCGGACTCATCGTTCTCGGCTGGGACAAGACCGTCGAGTCGATGTGTACCGGCGGTTTCATCCTGGACGTCGAGTTCACCGCGACGCGCCTGCGCGAGCTGTGCAAGCTCGACGGCGGCATCGTCATCGACAAGGACATCACCAAGATCCTTCGGGCGGGCGTCCAGTTGGTGCCGGACCCCACGATCCCCACGGAGGAGACGGGCACGCGGCACCGCACGGCGGACCGCGTGAGCAAGCAGGTCAGCTTCCCTGTGGTCTCCGTGTCGCAGTCGATGCGGCTCATCGCCCTCTACGTGGACGGGCAGCGGCGCGTTCTCGAGGACTCGGCCGCGATTCTCTCCCGGGCGAATCAGGCGCTGGCGACTCTCGAGCGGTACAAGCTCCGCTTGGACGAGGTGGCCGGGACGCTCTCCGCGCTCGAGATCGAGGATCTCGTTACCGTGCGCGATGTGACCGCGGTCGCTCAGCGGCTGGAGATGGTGCGGCGCATCGCCACCGAGATCGCCGAGTACGTGGTGGAGCTCGGGACGGACGGGCGACTGCTCGCCCTTCAGCTCGACGAGTTGATCGCCGGCGTCGAGCCCGAGCGGGAGCTCGTCGTTCGGGACTATGTGCCGGAGCCCACCGCCAAGCGCTCCCGGACCGTTGATGAGGCGCTGTTCGAGCTCGATGCGCTGACGCATGCCGAGCTTCTTGAACTGTCCACTGTGGCACGCGCGTTGGGGTACACCGGGTCTCCGGAGACCCTCGACTCGGCCATTTCGCCTCGCGGGTTCCGGCTGCTGGCGAAGGTGCCCCGGCTGCCTGGGGCGATCATTGACCGGCTTGTCGAGCACTTTGGCGGGTTGCAGAAGCTGCTCGCCGCCAGCGTCGATGATCTGCAGGCTGTGGACGGCGTCGGGGAGGCTCGTGCCCGGAGCGTGCGGGAAGGGCTCTCGCGGTTGGCCGAGTCTTCGATCCTTGAGCGGTACGTCTAGGCTGCCGCCGGGCTGGGGCGTGGGGGCCTCGCCGTTTTCTTCGGGTGCGGGGGCGCAGCGCTGTCCTCAGGTGCGGGGGCGCAGCGCCGTTTTCAGGTGCGGGGCCGCAGCGCCGTTTTCAGGTGCGGGGCCGCGCCGGGATGTGCGTGCTCGCTGTTCTACGGGGCCTCGTCACCCAGCTGATTACCTGCACGTGGTGCTGGTGGCTCCGCGCGCACATCCCGCCACGGCCCCTCCCGTCTCGTACCCGGCCGGTGGCCGGTGGGCCGTTCGTCGGCCCTTCTGTCTCGTACGCGACTGATCGCCGGGGGCACGTCGGGCGGCTGTGCCTGTCAGTCCTTGGCCAGTACGAAAGATGCCTGAGTCTTGGGGAGTTGGGCTGCCTTCGCCTCTACCAGGTAGGTTCCTGGCGTTGCCGGGCCTGCCGTCGGGGTTGCGCACTGAGGGGCGCTTGCCTTGCGGTCCCATTCGATCGTGTGCGTGATGTGGGCGCCTGCCGGTACGCGCAGCAGGAGGCTGCCGGAGCCCTTGGGGCAGTCGCCGGAGGACCAGATCTCGTCGTCGCTGGAAGCCTGAGTGATCGTCAGGACCGCGTTCTTCGGGCCGAGATCGACCTTGCAGTCCTTCGCCGTCGTGTTCTTGGCCGTCAGCTCGAACTTCGGCTTCTCTCCGGGCGCGTACGAGTTGTGGACGCTGCGCAGCGTCAGGGTCACGCCGCCTGTCGTGCAGTCGGGGAGGCTCGAGCCCGCGGGGAGTCGGTCGCCCGCGCCTGTGCCGCCCTTCGCGTCGTCATCGGATCCCGCCCCTGAGCCGGCTGTGTCCGAGCCTGAGCCGTCACCGTTGTCGCCGTCCGAGGAACCGCCGTCACCACCACCGCCGCCGCCCGACTCGTCGCGGCCGCCCGGGTGTTCGCTGATCGCGGGTCCGGACCCGGAGGGGCCGGGCGTGATGGAAGAGGGCGCGGTGTTCTTGCCGTTCGAGCCACCGGCGCTGTTCCTGCCGCCTCCGCCACCGGAGTTGACGGCCCATACGATCAGCAGCGCGAGCAGCGCCACCATGGACAGCAGAACGGCCCTCCGTCGCCAGTAAATGGTGGAGGGAAGCGGCCCGATCGGATTGCGCAGAGATCCCACGGCGCAAACTGTACGAGAGATCCGTCCGTTCTCCCGCCCCCACCCGCCGCCACGGCCCGCGAGTTTTGCGGATCATAGTCCCGGGCGGCCGTTCCGGCGCGGGGACAACCCCTGTCTTTCGTCAGGTACGGGACGAGACCATCGCCGGATGTGACCGCGTACGGGCCTTACGTACCGTCCGTGACATGGGAATCTTCGACTCCGGCCTCTATCGCGACATCACCGGCTTCGCCCACGGCACCCCGTCGTGGTTCCAGCACCTCATGGAGGTGTTCACCGAGCTGGGGCTGCTGGTATTCGCCCTGCTCTTCGTCGTGGCCTGGTGGCGGGCCCGGCGCGGTGATCCACGGGCCCTGACCGTCGCGGTGCTCGCCCCGCCGGCCACCGGCGTCGCCTACGTGTGCAGCGAGCTGGTCAAGTCCGTTGTCGACGAAGAGCGTCCCTGCCGGGCCGTCTCCGGCGCCCTGAACTCTCTTGTCGCGTGTCCGCCGCACGGTGACTGGTCGTTCCCCAGCAATCACGCCACCATCGCCGCCGCTGCCGCTGTCGGTCTCACCCTCGCCTGGCCCGCCATCGGCCGGCTCACCGTTCCCGTCGCCCTCCTCATGGCCTTCTCCCGCGTCTTCGTCGGCGTCCACTACCCGCACGACGTGGCGGTGGGGCTGGGGGTCGGGGCTCTTGTCTCGTTCGTCGTGGTGCGGCTTTGTGTGGGGGGTGGGGTTCGGGTCGTTGTTGCGATGCGGGGGTCCGGGAATGGCGTTGTTCGTTGGTTCGCCGGGCCGGGGGTGGTTGGTGCGTATGTGGCTGTCGGCGGTCATCGGCAGTGATCAGACCAGGCCCGCCTCGTACGCCACGATGGCCGCCTGCACTCTGTTCTTGACCTCCAAGCGCTCCAGGACCGCGCTGACGTAGGCCTTCACCGTGCCCTCCACCAGGTGCAGGCGGCGCGCTATCTCAGGGTTCGAGAGGCCCGCGCCCACCAGGCCCAGCACCTCGCGTTCGCGTGGGGTGAGCGTGGCCACTCGGGCCCTGGCCGCCGCCTCTCGGCCCAGGCGTTGTGCCCCGAAGCCGTCGATGACATGGCGCGCCACCTTCGGCGACAGGAACGCCGCACCGTCCGCCACGGCCCTGACCCCCGCCATCAGTTCATGCGGGTCACCGGACTTGAGGAGGAATCCGGTGGCCCCGCCGGCCAGGGCCCGGGCCACGTACGCGTCCTCCGAGAACGTCGTCAGCATCGCCACCGCCGTGCCCGGCACCGCTCGTACGATCTCCTCCGCCGCCGCCAGGCCGTCCAGGCGTGGCATGCGGATGTCCAGGAGCGCCACGTCGGGGCGGTGGGCCTGCGTCAGGCTCACCGCCTCACGGCCGTCCGCCGCCTCTGCCACCACCTCGAAGTCGCCGCCCGCCGCCAGGATCGCGCTCACGCCCGCCCGGATCATCGCCTCGTCGTCCGCCAGCAGCACTCGGATCATTTCCGCTCCTTTCGGTTCTGTCGGTGTAGCTGGTCCGCTGTGCCCGGCTTGGGGATCACGCTCTTTTCTGCTAGT
The DNA window shown above is from Streptomyces sp. NBC_01445 and carries:
- a CDS encoding phosphatase PAP2 family protein gives rise to the protein MGIFDSGLYRDITGFAHGTPSWFQHLMEVFTELGLLVFALLFVVAWWRARRGDPRALTVAVLAPPATGVAYVCSELVKSVVDEERPCRAVSGALNSLVACPPHGDWSFPSNHATIAAAAAVGLTLAWPAIGRLTVPVALLMAFSRVFVGVHYPHDVAVGLGVGALVSFVVVRLCVGGGVRVVVAMRGSGNGVVRWFAGPGVVGAYVAVGGHRQ
- the disA gene encoding DNA integrity scanning diadenylate cyclase DisA: MAANDRAAAPGKSGGSSGADGLMRASLSAVAPGTALRDGLERILRGNTGGLIVLGWDKTVESMCTGGFILDVEFTATRLRELCKLDGGIVIDKDITKILRAGVQLVPDPTIPTEETGTRHRTADRVSKQVSFPVVSVSQSMRLIALYVDGQRRVLEDSAAILSRANQALATLERYKLRLDEVAGTLSALEIEDLVTVRDVTAVAQRLEMVRRIATEIAEYVVELGTDGRLLALQLDELIAGVEPERELVVRDYVPEPTAKRSRTVDEALFELDALTHAELLELSTVARALGYTGSPETLDSAISPRGFRLLAKVPRLPGAIIDRLVEHFGGLQKLLAASVDDLQAVDGVGEARARSVREGLSRLAESSILERYV
- a CDS encoding response regulator transcription factor; the protein is MIRVLLADDEAMIRAGVSAILAAGGDFEVVAEAADGREAVSLTQAHRPDVALLDIRMPRLDGLAAAEEIVRAVPGTAVAMLTTFSEDAYVARALAGGATGFLLKSGDPHELMAGVRAVADGAAFLSPKVARHVIDGFGAQRLGREAAARARVATLTPREREVLGLVGAGLSNPEIARRLHLVEGTVKAYVSAVLERLEVKNRVQAAIVAYEAGLV